In one Lolium rigidum isolate FL_2022 chromosome 3, APGP_CSIRO_Lrig_0.1, whole genome shotgun sequence genomic region, the following are encoded:
- the LOC124698551 gene encoding 17.9 kDa class I heat shock protein-like yields MSLIPRGTGFDPFSFAFSDPFDGFPFGSLVPRASSSSETAAFAGARIDWKETPEAHVLKADVPGLKKEEVKVEVQDGNVLQISGERSKEQEEKTDTWHRVERSSGKFMRRFRLPDNAKVDQVKAAMENGVLTVTVPKEEAKKPDVKSIQISG; encoded by the coding sequence ATGTCGCTGATCCCCCGCGGCACCGGGTTCGACCCCTTCTCCTTCGCCTTCTCGGACCCCTTCGACGGCTTCCCCTTCGGCAGCCTCGTcccgcgcgcctcctcctcctctgagacGGCGGCCTTCGCGGGCGCGCGCATCGACTGGAAGGAGACCCCCGAGGCGCACGTGTTGAAGGCGGACGTGCCGGGGCTGAAGAAGGAGGAGGTCAAGGTGGAGGTGCAGGACGGCAACGTGCTCCAGATCAGCGGCGAGCGGAGCAAGGAGCAGGAGGAGAAGACGGACACCTGGCACCGGGTGGAGCGCAGCAGCGGCAAGTTCATGCGCAGGTTCAGGCTCCCCGACAACGCCAAGGTGGACCAGGTCAAGGCCGCCATGGAGAACGGCGTGCTCACCGTCACCGTGCCCAAGGAGGAGGCCAAGAAGCCCGACGTCAAGTCCATCCAGATCTCCGGCTAG